In Bacteroidales bacterium, a single genomic region encodes these proteins:
- the mreD gene encoding rod shape-determining protein MreD has product MINSIFRFGLIFILLILLQVLLFNNIQFSGYVNPYIYLMFIMLLPVEIPAWLLLLLSFITGGIIDYFSGSPGMHSSATVLAGFVRPYVLRLISPRDGYEPNSDPSMIIYGFRWFLIYTVFIVLVHHTALFYLEVFRFTDFFRTLGRVLLSSAFSITFILLFEFYRKGK; this is encoded by the coding sequence ATGATAAACTCAATCTTCAGATTCGGATTGATCTTTATCCTGCTGATCCTGCTGCAGGTTCTGTTATTTAATAATATACAGTTCAGCGGGTATGTAAATCCGTATATCTATCTGATGTTTATCATGCTGCTGCCGGTTGAGATACCAGCCTGGCTGCTCCTTCTCCTGTCTTTTATAACAGGAGGAATAATTGACTACTTCTCAGGCTCGCCCGGGATGCACTCCTCTGCAACAGTGCTTGCAGGATTTGTCAGACCATATGTTCTGAGGCTTATTTCACCCCGTGACGGATATGAACCTAACTCAGATCCCTCAATGATTATTTACGGTTTCAGATGGTTCCTGATCTATACAGTATTTATTGTTCTTGTACATCATACAGCTCTTTTTTACCTAGAGGTATTCAGGTTTACTGATTTCTTCAGGACATTAGGGAGAGTACTTTTAAGTTCCGCTTTTTCTATAACTTTCATACTCCTGTTTGAGTTCTACAGGAAAGGGAAGTAA
- a CDS encoding DUF479 domain-containing protein, which translates to MNVLAHIYLSGDSDKIIIGNYIGDYVKGKDYLKYPEPIRKGIILHRHIDGFTDRHPVVHRSKIFFTRKYHKYAGVITDILYDHFLCKEWDLYSRRPLESVTYNFYRALVNNYEIMPENVRQMMPFFIINNWIESYQTTSGIRHVLNTLSKRSTLPNETSFAMRALKKNYYSLQDDFMEFFPQLIDYVEKDFGIEISHRITIPF; encoded by the coding sequence ATGAACGTGCTGGCGCACATATATCTTTCCGGTGATTCTGATAAAATAATCATTGGCAATTACATAGGTGATTATGTAAAAGGGAAGGACTATCTGAAGTATCCTGAGCCCATACGCAAAGGCATTATATTGCATCGTCATATTGACGGATTTACAGATAGGCATCCGGTTGTTCACCGCAGCAAGATATTTTTTACCAGGAAATATCATAAATATGCTGGTGTAATCACCGACATACTATATGATCATTTTCTGTGTAAGGAGTGGGATTTATATTCTAGAAGACCTTTGGAGAGTGTTACATATAACTTCTACAGGGCTCTTGTAAATAATTATGAAATAATGCCTGAAAACGTAAGGCAGATGATGCCTTTTTTTATAATTAATAACTGGATTGAATCCTATCAGACAACAAGTGGGATCCGCCATGTTTTGAATACACTCAGCAAGCGTTCCACTCTACCTAATGAAACATCCTTTGCAATGAGGGCGCTTAAGAAGAATTACTATTCTCTCCAGGATGACTTTATGGAGTTTTTTCCCCAGTTAATTGACTATGTTGAAAAGGATTTCGGGATAGAGATCTCCCACCGCATCACAATTCCATTCTGA
- the mrdA gene encoding penicillin-binding protein 2 — MKDAFINRKYVIMALMVLASLALIIRLFVIQVVKDSYRLSADNNVLRYVTQYPARGLIYDRNGKEIVTNMAAYDLMVVPAQTSKIIDTTGFCSLLGISNDLFRRQMRTAVNYSRKAPSVFLKQISDETYARFQEKMFLYPGFYVQPRTLRKYSLPVAAHVLGYVSEVDDGIIRREPYYKPGDYIGKTGIEEAYEKELRGRRGVKIYLVDVFSRIKGSYAEGKLDTLAVQGSDITSSIDIDLQAYGELLMKNKRGSIVAIEPKTGEVLALVSAPNYDPSLLVGRVRSENYAKLLGDTLVKPLFNRALMASYPPGSTFKPINGLIGLQEGVITPDTHFGCENGYLFVGCHSHSSPLDLEGAVMNSCNSYFCQTFRRVLENNRYSSISEAFNKWKSYLTEFGFGGKLGTDFVNELSGFIPTPAYYDRYHGVNRWKALTVISMAIGQGEVGTTPLQMANMTAAIANRGYYFTPHIVKYVGPAQTIDQKFTTKHIISIDTANFETIVRGMALAVNGGAGATAGVAVLKDIIVCGKTGTAQNPHGDDHSVFVAFAPKDDPKIAIAVYVENAGFGSTYAAPVASLMIEKYIKGEITNKLLEQRMLELNLEEKILKSEAQH; from the coding sequence ATGAAAGATGCATTCATTAACAGGAAATATGTTATAATGGCACTTATGGTGCTGGCATCTCTTGCATTGATTATAAGGTTGTTTGTCATTCAGGTGGTAAAAGACTCCTACAGGTTATCAGCCGATAATAATGTGCTCAGGTACGTAACACAGTATCCTGCCCGCGGATTGATCTACGACCGGAACGGAAAGGAGATTGTGACCAATATGGCTGCATATGATCTTATGGTTGTTCCTGCCCAGACATCTAAAATAATTGACACAACAGGTTTCTGCAGTCTGCTGGGGATCTCAAATGATTTATTCCGCAGACAAATGAGAACCGCTGTTAATTACTCGAGAAAAGCACCTTCGGTTTTTCTTAAACAGATCTCAGATGAAACTTACGCCAGGTTTCAGGAAAAAATGTTTCTGTATCCGGGCTTTTATGTACAGCCCAGGACATTAAGAAAATATTCATTGCCTGTAGCAGCTCATGTTCTTGGATATGTAAGTGAGGTGGATGACGGAATAATCAGAAGGGAACCATATTATAAGCCTGGTGATTATATCGGCAAAACAGGAATTGAAGAGGCATATGAGAAGGAACTGCGCGGAAGACGTGGGGTGAAAATTTACCTGGTTGATGTCTTCAGCAGGATAAAAGGATCGTATGCAGAAGGGAAACTTGATACCCTGGCAGTTCAGGGATCAGATATAACATCTTCAATTGATATTGATCTGCAGGCATATGGTGAACTCCTGATGAAAAATAAGAGGGGGAGTATAGTTGCTATTGAACCTAAAACAGGAGAAGTTCTGGCACTTGTATCCGCACCAAATTACGATCCTTCCCTACTGGTTGGGAGGGTCCGTTCTGAAAATTATGCAAAGCTTCTTGGCGACACTTTAGTAAAGCCATTGTTTAACAGGGCATTAATGGCATCATATCCTCCGGGATCAACATTTAAGCCCATTAACGGTTTAATTGGGCTGCAGGAAGGTGTTATTACCCCGGATACACATTTCGGATGTGAAAACGGTTACCTCTTTGTCGGCTGCCATTCTCATTCTTCTCCTCTCGACCTTGAAGGAGCGGTAATGAATTCATGCAATTCATATTTCTGCCAGACTTTCAGAAGAGTTCTTGAAAACAATCGTTATAGTTCAATTTCAGAAGCCTTTAATAAATGGAAAAGCTATCTGACGGAATTCGGCTTTGGCGGCAAACTCGGGACTGATTTTGTAAACGAGCTTTCAGGATTCATTCCAACACCTGCCTACTATGACAGATATCATGGTGTTAACAGATGGAAAGCACTTACGGTTATATCAATGGCTATTGGCCAGGGAGAGGTTGGCACAACACCTCTGCAAATGGCAAACATGACAGCAGCAATTGCAAACAGGGGTTATTATTTTACTCCTCATATTGTAAAATATGTTGGGCCTGCCCAGACAATTGATCAGAAATTCACAACAAAGCATATTATCAGTATTGACACAGCTAATTTCGAGACTATTGTCCGCGGCATGGCATTAGCTGTTAATGGAGGTGCGGGAGCAACGGCAGGAGTGGCTGTACTTAAGGACATTATAGTTTGTGGCAAAACCGGAACAGCTCAGAATCCTCATGGTGACGATCATTCTGTATTTGTGGCATTTGCCCCAAAGGATGATCCGAAAATTGCAATAGCTGTATATGTAGAAAATGCAGGCTTCGGCTCTACATATGCTGCACCGGTAGCCAGCCTGATGATAGAGAAGTACATTAAAGGTGAGATTACAAATAAACTGCTTGAGCAGCGGATGCTGGAACTAAACCTTGAAGAAAAAATACTAAAAAGTGAAGCGCAGCATTAA
- a CDS encoding rod shape-determining protein RodA, whose amino-acid sequence MKRSINLWNGLDKITILLFLVLVILGWFNIYAAVYNEERSGMLDLTQRYGKQFIWIAAALVIAIFVVIIDNRFYFFFSWFIYGVVMILLIAVLIFGAKINGARSWFEFGSLTLQPSEFAKFATALALASYLNTRRQDLTKFNDLIPAAGIIILPALLTALQPDMGSTVIYFSLFLVLFREGMSPYIFVSGLLMVILFFLTLLVNNLYLAIALIIIAILLVWFATRKWKICLAGTGIFVFISGILYLLDHYLFKSIGNETIIVISLIVSGLSIAYYIYNKKAGAILVIYLFLLGSVLFINSVDYTFNKVLPEHQKDRINIMLGIKSDPHGTGYNVNQSIISIGSGGFRGKGFLQGTQTKFKFVPKQSSDFIFCTIGEEWGFVGSIVVIGLYLFLFLRLIFLAERQRSVFSRIYGYGVVSILFTHVFINIGMAIGIVPVIGIPLPFFSYGGSSLWGFTILLFIFLRLDASRTEYLV is encoded by the coding sequence GTGAAGCGCAGCATTAATCTTTGGAATGGTCTGGATAAGATCACAATACTTCTGTTCCTGGTTCTTGTGATACTGGGATGGTTTAATATTTATGCTGCCGTATATAATGAAGAGCGTTCGGGTATGCTTGACCTGACACAGCGTTACGGCAAACAGTTTATCTGGATAGCTGCAGCACTGGTGATTGCAATCTTTGTTGTAATTATCGATAACCGGTTTTACTTTTTTTTCTCGTGGTTCATCTATGGGGTTGTTATGATATTGCTTATTGCTGTCCTCATATTCGGAGCAAAGATAAACGGTGCCCGTTCGTGGTTTGAATTTGGAAGCCTTACACTTCAGCCCTCAGAGTTTGCAAAGTTTGCTACGGCACTGGCTCTTGCCAGTTATCTAAATACCAGGCGGCAGGATCTTACAAAGTTTAATGATCTGATTCCGGCGGCAGGAATAATTATACTTCCGGCACTCCTTACAGCTCTACAGCCTGATATGGGTTCGACGGTAATCTATTTTTCACTCTTTCTTGTTCTCTTCAGAGAGGGGATGAGTCCGTACATTTTTGTATCCGGATTACTTATGGTAATTCTATTCTTTCTCACATTATTGGTGAATAACCTATATCTGGCTATTGCCCTTATAATTATTGCTATTCTTCTGGTGTGGTTCGCTACCAGGAAGTGGAAAATCTGTTTAGCTGGAACAGGAATTTTTGTTTTTATTTCTGGAATCCTGTATCTGCTTGATCATTACCTGTTTAAAAGCATTGGTAATGAGACGATTATTGTTATCTCCCTTATAGTTTCCGGACTATCAATAGCTTATTATATCTATAACAAAAAAGCGGGAGCGATACTGGTTATATACCTGTTTCTTCTCGGGAGTGTATTATTTATTAATTCTGTCGACTATACATTTAATAAAGTTTTACCTGAACACCAGAAAGACCGGATAAACATTATGCTGGGAATTAAATCGGATCCGCATGGTACGGGTTACAATGTAAATCAGTCTATAATATCGATTGGATCGGGCGGATTCAGAGGCAAGGGATTTCTGCAGGGAACACAGACCAAGTTCAAATTTGTACCAAAGCAAAGTTCTGATTTTATATTTTGTACAATCGGTGAGGAGTGGGGATTTGTTGGATCAATTGTCGTTATTGGTTTGTATCTCTTTCTTTTTCTGCGGCTAATCTTTCTTGCTGAAAGGCAGCGAAGTGTTTTTTCGAGGATTTACGGATATGGTGTTGTATCAATTCTGTTTACACATGTCTTTATTAATATAGGAATGGCTATTGGAATCGTCCCTGTGATAGGAATCCCGCTACCTTTCTTCAGTTACGGAGGCAGTTCCCTGTGGGGCTTTACAATACTCCTGTTTATCTTTCTCAGGCTCGATGCCAGCCGTACGGAATATCTGGTATAA